The sequence below is a genomic window from Romeriopsis navalis LEGE 11480.
AGATCAGGAAAAACGTCAGGCATTATTGACCTTCGTTGTCGTGGGTGCTGGCCCCACGGGCGTTGAACTTGCAGGGGCGATCGCGGATCTAGCCTACAAGGTAATGGCTGATGAGTTCCGCAGCATTGATACATCGGAAGCACAAGTTATCCTACTCGAAGGCTTAGATCGGGTCTTACCGCCTTTCAAGCCTGAGCTATCGGCCAAAGCTCAAGAAGGTTTGGAACGGCTTGGCGTCACCGTTAATACCAAGACCCGCGTCACCAATATTACAGAGACCGGGGTAACTTACCTCGCTGGCGATGAAACGATTGACCTCCCAGCTCATACAGTTCTCTGGGCCGCTGGGGTCAAGGCCTCGCCGATGGGTGCGATTCTCGCAGAAGAAACTGGCGCTGAACTTGATCGTGTGGGTCGAGTCGTCGTGGCCAATGATTTGAGTATTCCCAACCAGCCCGACATCTTCGTCGTGGGTGACTTGGCGAACTTTGCACACCAGGGTGATACACCACTCCCTGGTACTGGTGCCGTTGCCATGCAAGAAGGCGAATATATGGCCGAAGCGATCGCGCGGCGGGCCCGGGGCGAAGCAGTCGTCCCGTTCCGCTATGTCGATCTCGGGAGCATGGCGGTAATTGGGCAACATGAGGCTGTGGTGGACATGGGCTTTATCAAGTTCTCTGGCTTCTTTGCCTGGATGGCTTGGTTAATTGCGCACATCTACTTCCTGATTGACAACGATCGCAAGCTCACTGTGGCCATTCACTGGATTTGGAATTACTTCACCAAGGATCGGGGTTCTCGTTTAATCACCGAGACGGCTGCAGCCAAAAGTCTGCAGTTAGAAAAAGAGTTCGCCACCGTGGTCGAACGCAAACAGGCAGCAAAGCAAGAAGTTTAACCACTTGCTATTCGATCGCCGCCACTGCGATCATGGATTAAGGCAATACTTCACAGCATGGTAATCTCCCCCAGGTCACCATGCAAAATGACAGTCTTTGGCTAGTTCCTCTAGCCATATATCAATCTAGTCCCCGGCCATGGCATTGTGATTTCAACATGCCATGTCGGGGGCTTTTGCATGATTGGGGTGATCCATCCCCCAAACAATCCCGACCGATGATTGTGTAGTGCGAATAGTACTACACCTTTAAAAACAATTAGATTTCTCAATCACAGCTGACTTCCGGATGCTGGATAAGACGTTTTTGAGCCTGGCAACAGCAACACACTAAACCAACATTTTGCGCAAGCAACTTGTGATTTTATGTGCGCTGAGATTAATTGATCTCCGTAGAATTTCTGGTTTTAGTCAACTTCTTGTAACCGCTGAAAACGTCGATTAACCGTGCTTTCGGACTTAAATCCGGATCATCAAAAACAATTCCCCGGAAAATACTGAACTTCCTTGACCAAACCAGCATCCTTCTGCACAA
It includes:
- a CDS encoding NAD(P)/FAD-dependent oxidoreductase — its product is MTNAVEASVVNSVGDRHQVVIIGGGFGGLYAAKKLGDAPVDVTLIDKRNFHLFQPLLYQVATGSLAPADISSPLRAVLSKNKNVRVLMDEAKHIDTASQKVILSEQEIPYDTLIVATGVSHHYFGNDHWATVAPGLKTVEDALEVRRRILCAFEAAERETDQEKRQALLTFVVVGAGPTGVELAGAIADLAYKVMADEFRSIDTSEAQVILLEGLDRVLPPFKPELSAKAQEGLERLGVTVNTKTRVTNITETGVTYLAGDETIDLPAHTVLWAAGVKASPMGAILAEETGAELDRVGRVVVANDLSIPNQPDIFVVGDLANFAHQGDTPLPGTGAVAMQEGEYMAEAIARRARGEAVVPFRYVDLGSMAVIGQHEAVVDMGFIKFSGFFAWMAWLIAHIYFLIDNDRKLTVAIHWIWNYFTKDRGSRLITETAAAKSLQLEKEFATVVERKQAAKQEV